The following coding sequences lie in one Danio rerio strain Tuebingen ecotype United States chromosome 25, GRCz12tu, whole genome shotgun sequence genomic window:
- the fbxl13 gene encoding F-box and leucine-rich repeat protein 13 isoform X2, protein MAFLQDSDAIFRDYIIKHSLPQIYKALLSGLCVSCPEDPLHFMEEKILSILQDQDFEIVWHTFIDKDKQISSLAGGIVNYIFGYPEDSLNLSHLLEKAYTCYHTNLTKMCFTGWKSYIWQKKMKAARLLERMEEAEMYHTQRRIKLAFIKWTAWVQFQKQRWKDAERKLQKVQESVHCRKIITAWRHVVQDAKRTKEYFKKLERDMKESQNSGIPQGDGQDNLSLLPNRLFLKIFQSLGVRDLLKCAQVCQSWKAITQISSLWTEIDFSPESSWITDQMVERILRLHRVYVISVNLCGCNMVQRLSFRRISQCRNLQELDLSECPTVNDENMKMILEGCQSLLSLNLACTHIANATIKVLASRCCVMLRSLNLAYCIHFSDKDLQYLTTGTGCRRLRHLNLSGCSQITVDGFTCVAETCNSLQQIVLNDLPTLTDICVQVLVSRCRMLTVISLLESLNLSDVAFKAVAEVIDLTKILIEGNDVITDSSVKALCRSCLKLSELHLSCCPRVTDACFKTLGNLTKLCNLNISGCFKVTDMGLHYITEGPSAGQLRELDLSYCLKITDLSLRRISQKCISLTNLALCFCENLTDNGFECLDKCSSLISLDISGCKIHDKGLSALGANPSLRKLSAAECVFITDIGIKMFCRLCQRLELLDVCQCVRLSDRAIKALSFFCRTIATVRIAGCPKMTDAAVKYLTRAGHFLRELDVSGCSLLTDHTVCFLQCSCLHLRSINMLYCRNISRQAALKLQHRVQHWKHSNDDGPTFWINDS, encoded by the exons ATGGCATTTTTGCAAGATTCAGATGCGATTTTTAGAGACTACATTATTAAACATTCACTACCTCAGATTTACAAG GCTTTACTTTCTGGCTTATGTGTCTCATGTCCTGAAGATCCTTTACACTTTATGGAGGAAAAAATACTATCAATCCTACAGGATCAAGATTTTGAGATTGTCTG gCACACATTTATTGACAAAGACAAACAAATCTCCTCATTGGCAGGAGGCATTGTGAATTATATTTTTGGATATCCAGAAGACAGCCTG AATCTGTCACATTTGCTGGAGAAAGCTTACACTTGTTACCACACCAATCTGACCAAAATGTGTTTCAC GGGTTGGAAGAGTTACATCTGGCAGAAAAAGATGAAGGCTGCCCGGCTCCTTGAAAGAATGGAGGAGGCTGAGATGTATCACACACAGAGAAGGATAAAACTGGCTTTCATAAAGTGGACAGCATGGGTTCAGTTTCAGAAACAGCGATGGAAAG ATGCAGAGAGGAAACTACAGAAGGTTCAAGAGTCTGTACACTGCAGAAAAATCATCACGGCTTGGCGTCATGTTGTGCAGGACGCTAAAAGAACAAAGGAATACTTTAAG AAACTAGAAAGAGATATGAAGGAAAGCCAGAACTCAGGCATACCACAGGGTGATGGACAGGACAATCTGTCACTGCTGCCCAACAGGCTGTTTCTCAAG ATCTTCCAAAGTCTAGGTGTGCGAGACCTGCTGAAATGTGCTCAGGTTTGTCAATCATGGAAAGCAATCACTCAAATCAGCTCACTGTGGACTGAG ATTGATTTCTCTCCAGAGAGCAGCTGGATCACAGATCAGATGGTGGAGAGAATCCTGCGGCTTCACCGTGTTTATGTGATCTCTGTAAACCTGTGTGGTTGCAACATGGTGCAAAGACTAAGTTTCAGACGCATCA GTCAATGCAGGAATCTTCAAGAACTGGATCTCAGTGAATGTCCAACTGTTAAT GATGAAAATATGAAGATGATTTTAGAGGGATGTCAGTCTCTCCTCAGTCTTAAtctggcctgcactcacattgccaACGCCACAATAAAAGTCCTGGCAAG TAGATGCTGTGTGATGCTGCGGTCTCTGAATCTGGCATATTGCATTCATTTCTCTGATAAAGACCTGCAGTATCTGACCACAGGGACGGGTTGTCGCAGACTCCGCCATCTTAACCTCTCCGGTTGCTCCCAG ATAACTGTGGATGGATTTACATGTGTTGCAGAGACTTGCAATTCACTTCAACAGATTGTGTTGAATGATCTTCCCACCTTAACTGACATCTGTGTGCAG GTCTTAGTGTCTAGATGTCGTATGCTGACTGTGATTTCTTTACTGGAGTCACTGAATTTGTCTGATGTGGCATTCAAAGCAGTGGCTGAAGTGATCGACCTCACTAAGATTCTAATAGAAG GTAATGATGTAATCACAGACAGCAGTGTGAAGGCTCTGTGTCGGAGCTGTCTGAAACTCTCTGAGCTCCATCTGTCATGCTGTCCTCGAGTGACTGATGCCTGCTTCAAGACTTTAGGAAATCTGACAAAACTCTGTAACTTAAATATCTCAGGCTGTTTTAA GGTGACTGATATGGGACTCCATTACATCACTGAAGGGCCGTCTGCTGGTCAACTGCGAGAGCTTGATCTTTCCTACTGCCTAAAGATTACTGACCTGTCCCTGAGGAGGATAAGTCAGAA ATGCATCAGTCTGACCAACCTGGCCTTGTGTTTCTGCGAAAACCTGACAGACAATGGGTTCGAGTGTCTGGACaaatgttcttctctcatctctCTGGACATCTCCGGCTGCAAAATACATGACAAG ggaCTATCAGCTCTGGGAGCAAACCCCAGTCTGAGAAAACTGAGCGCAGCCGAGTGTGTTTTTATTACAGATATTGGAATAAAG ATGTTTTGCCGGCTATGTCAGCGTCTGGAGCTTTTggatgtgtgtcagtgtgtgcgaCTGTCTGACCGAGCGATTAAAGCCCTTTCCTTCTTCTGCAGGACCATTGCCACTGTCAGAATAGCTGGATGCCCCAAA ATGACAGATGCAGCAGTGAAGTATCTAACCAGAGCCGGTCATTTCCTGAGGGAACTGGATGTGAGTGGTTGTTCTCTCTTGACTGACCACACAGTCTGCTTTCTTCAGTGCAGCTGTTTGCATCTGCGCTCAATCAACATGCTTTACTGCAGGAACATCTCCAG ACAGGCTGCTCTGAAGCTCCAGCACCGTGTCCAACACTGGAAACACAGTAATGATGACGGGCCTACATTCTGGATTAATGACAGCTAG
- the fbxl13 gene encoding F-box and leucine-rich repeat protein 13 isoform X1, with translation MAFLQDSDAIFRDYIIKHSLPQIYKALLSGLCVSCPEDPLHFMEEKILSILQDQDFEIVWHTFIDKDKQISSLAGGIVNYIFGYPEDSLNLSHLLEKAYTCYHTNLTKMCFTGWKSYIWQKKMKAARLLERMEEAEMYHTQRRIKLAFIKWTAWVQFQKQRWKDAERKLQKVQESVHCRKIITAWRHVVQDAKRTKEYFKKLERDMKESQNSGIPQGDGQDNLSLLPNRLFLKIFQSLGVRDLLKCAQVCQSWKAITQISSLWTEIDFSPESSWITDQMVERILRLHRVYVISVNLCGCNMVQRLSFRRISTFTFIYQTTAFIFCFVNLIKIQNTFVFKGQCRNLQELDLSECPTVNDENMKMILEGCQSLLSLNLACTHIANATIKVLARCCVMLRSLNLAYCIHFSDKDLQYLTTGTGCRRLRHLNLSGCSQITVDGFTCVAETCNSLQQIVLNDLPTLTDICVQVLVSRCRMLTVISLLESLNLSDVAFKAVAEVIDLTKILIEGNDVITDSSVKALCRSCLKLSELHLSCCPRVTDACFKTLGNLTKLCNLNISGCFKVTDMGLHYITEGPSAGQLRELDLSYCLKITDLSLRRISQKCISLTNLALCFCENLTDNGFECLDKCSSLISLDISGCKIHDKGLSALGANPSLRKLSAAECVFITDIGIKMFCRLCQRLELLDVCQCVRLSDRAIKALSFFCRTIATVRIAGCPKMTDAAVKYLTRAGHFLRELDVSGCSLLTDHTVCFLQCSCLHLRSINMLYCRNISRQAALKLQHRVQHWKHSNDDGPTFWINDS, from the exons ATGGCATTTTTGCAAGATTCAGATGCGATTTTTAGAGACTACATTATTAAACATTCACTACCTCAGATTTACAAG GCTTTACTTTCTGGCTTATGTGTCTCATGTCCTGAAGATCCTTTACACTTTATGGAGGAAAAAATACTATCAATCCTACAGGATCAAGATTTTGAGATTGTCTG gCACACATTTATTGACAAAGACAAACAAATCTCCTCATTGGCAGGAGGCATTGTGAATTATATTTTTGGATATCCAGAAGACAGCCTG AATCTGTCACATTTGCTGGAGAAAGCTTACACTTGTTACCACACCAATCTGACCAAAATGTGTTTCAC GGGTTGGAAGAGTTACATCTGGCAGAAAAAGATGAAGGCTGCCCGGCTCCTTGAAAGAATGGAGGAGGCTGAGATGTATCACACACAGAGAAGGATAAAACTGGCTTTCATAAAGTGGACAGCATGGGTTCAGTTTCAGAAACAGCGATGGAAAG ATGCAGAGAGGAAACTACAGAAGGTTCAAGAGTCTGTACACTGCAGAAAAATCATCACGGCTTGGCGTCATGTTGTGCAGGACGCTAAAAGAACAAAGGAATACTTTAAG AAACTAGAAAGAGATATGAAGGAAAGCCAGAACTCAGGCATACCACAGGGTGATGGACAGGACAATCTGTCACTGCTGCCCAACAGGCTGTTTCTCAAG ATCTTCCAAAGTCTAGGTGTGCGAGACCTGCTGAAATGTGCTCAGGTTTGTCAATCATGGAAAGCAATCACTCAAATCAGCTCACTGTGGACTGAG ATTGATTTCTCTCCAGAGAGCAGCTGGATCACAGATCAGATGGTGGAGAGAATCCTGCGGCTTCACCGTGTTTATGTGATCTCTGTAAACCTGTGTGGTTGCAACATGGTGCAAAGACTAAGTTTCAGACGCATCAGTACATTTACCTTCATTTACCAAACAACTGCATTTATTTTCTGCTTTGTTAACCTCATAAAGATACAgaatacttttgtttttaaagGTCAATGCAGGAATCTTCAAGAACTGGATCTCAGTGAATGTCCAACTGTTAAT GATGAAAATATGAAGATGATTTTAGAGGGATGTCAGTCTCTCCTCAGTCTTAAtctggcctgcactcacattgccaACGCCACAATAAAAGTCCTGGCAAG ATGCTGTGTGATGCTGCGGTCTCTGAATCTGGCATATTGCATTCATTTCTCTGATAAAGACCTGCAGTATCTGACCACAGGGACGGGTTGTCGCAGACTCCGCCATCTTAACCTCTCCGGTTGCTCCCAG ATAACTGTGGATGGATTTACATGTGTTGCAGAGACTTGCAATTCACTTCAACAGATTGTGTTGAATGATCTTCCCACCTTAACTGACATCTGTGTGCAG GTCTTAGTGTCTAGATGTCGTATGCTGACTGTGATTTCTTTACTGGAGTCACTGAATTTGTCTGATGTGGCATTCAAAGCAGTGGCTGAAGTGATCGACCTCACTAAGATTCTAATAGAAG GTAATGATGTAATCACAGACAGCAGTGTGAAGGCTCTGTGTCGGAGCTGTCTGAAACTCTCTGAGCTCCATCTGTCATGCTGTCCTCGAGTGACTGATGCCTGCTTCAAGACTTTAGGAAATCTGACAAAACTCTGTAACTTAAATATCTCAGGCTGTTTTAA GGTGACTGATATGGGACTCCATTACATCACTGAAGGGCCGTCTGCTGGTCAACTGCGAGAGCTTGATCTTTCCTACTGCCTAAAGATTACTGACCTGTCCCTGAGGAGGATAAGTCAGAA ATGCATCAGTCTGACCAACCTGGCCTTGTGTTTCTGCGAAAACCTGACAGACAATGGGTTCGAGTGTCTGGACaaatgttcttctctcatctctCTGGACATCTCCGGCTGCAAAATACATGACAAG ggaCTATCAGCTCTGGGAGCAAACCCCAGTCTGAGAAAACTGAGCGCAGCCGAGTGTGTTTTTATTACAGATATTGGAATAAAG ATGTTTTGCCGGCTATGTCAGCGTCTGGAGCTTTTggatgtgtgtcagtgtgtgcgaCTGTCTGACCGAGCGATTAAAGCCCTTTCCTTCTTCTGCAGGACCATTGCCACTGTCAGAATAGCTGGATGCCCCAAA ATGACAGATGCAGCAGTGAAGTATCTAACCAGAGCCGGTCATTTCCTGAGGGAACTGGATGTGAGTGGTTGTTCTCTCTTGACTGACCACACAGTCTGCTTTCTTCAGTGCAGCTGTTTGCATCTGCGCTCAATCAACATGCTTTACTGCAGGAACATCTCCAG ACAGGCTGCTCTGAAGCTCCAGCACCGTGTCCAACACTGGAAACACAGTAATGATGACGGGCCTACATTCTGGATTAATGACAGCTAG
- the fbxl13 gene encoding F-box and leucine-rich repeat protein 13 isoform X3, with the protein MAFLQDSDAIFRDYIIKHSLPQIYKALLSGLCVSCPEDPLHFMEEKILSILQDQDFEIVWHTFIDKDKQISSLAGGIVNYIFGYPEDSLNLSHLLEKAYTCYHTNLTKMCFTGWKSYIWQKKMKAARLLERMEEAEMYHTQRRIKLAFIKWTAWVQFQKQRWKDAERKLQKVQESVHCRKIITAWRHVVQDAKRTKEYFKKLERDMKESQNSGIPQGDGQDNLSLLPNRLFLKIFQSLGVRDLLKCAQVCQSWKAITQISSLWTEIDFSPESSWITDQMVERILRLHRVYVISVNLCGCNMVQRLSFRRISQCRNLQELDLSECPTVNDENMKMILEGCQSLLSLNLACTHIANATIKVLARCCVMLRSLNLAYCIHFSDKDLQYLTTGTGCRRLRHLNLSGCSQITVDGFTCVAETCNSLQQIVLNDLPTLTDICVQVLVSRCRMLTVISLLESLNLSDVAFKAVAEVIDLTKILIEGNDVITDSSVKALCRSCLKLSELHLSCCPRVTDACFKTLGNLTKLCNLNISGCFKVTDMGLHYITEGPSAGQLRELDLSYCLKITDLSLRRISQKCISLTNLALCFCENLTDNGFECLDKCSSLISLDISGCKIHDKGLSALGANPSLRKLSAAECVFITDIGIKMFCRLCQRLELLDVCQCVRLSDRAIKALSFFCRTIATVRIAGCPKMTDAAVKYLTRAGHFLRELDVSGCSLLTDHTVCFLQCSCLHLRSINMLYCRNISRQAALKLQHRVQHWKHSNDDGPTFWINDS; encoded by the exons ATGGCATTTTTGCAAGATTCAGATGCGATTTTTAGAGACTACATTATTAAACATTCACTACCTCAGATTTACAAG GCTTTACTTTCTGGCTTATGTGTCTCATGTCCTGAAGATCCTTTACACTTTATGGAGGAAAAAATACTATCAATCCTACAGGATCAAGATTTTGAGATTGTCTG gCACACATTTATTGACAAAGACAAACAAATCTCCTCATTGGCAGGAGGCATTGTGAATTATATTTTTGGATATCCAGAAGACAGCCTG AATCTGTCACATTTGCTGGAGAAAGCTTACACTTGTTACCACACCAATCTGACCAAAATGTGTTTCAC GGGTTGGAAGAGTTACATCTGGCAGAAAAAGATGAAGGCTGCCCGGCTCCTTGAAAGAATGGAGGAGGCTGAGATGTATCACACACAGAGAAGGATAAAACTGGCTTTCATAAAGTGGACAGCATGGGTTCAGTTTCAGAAACAGCGATGGAAAG ATGCAGAGAGGAAACTACAGAAGGTTCAAGAGTCTGTACACTGCAGAAAAATCATCACGGCTTGGCGTCATGTTGTGCAGGACGCTAAAAGAACAAAGGAATACTTTAAG AAACTAGAAAGAGATATGAAGGAAAGCCAGAACTCAGGCATACCACAGGGTGATGGACAGGACAATCTGTCACTGCTGCCCAACAGGCTGTTTCTCAAG ATCTTCCAAAGTCTAGGTGTGCGAGACCTGCTGAAATGTGCTCAGGTTTGTCAATCATGGAAAGCAATCACTCAAATCAGCTCACTGTGGACTGAG ATTGATTTCTCTCCAGAGAGCAGCTGGATCACAGATCAGATGGTGGAGAGAATCCTGCGGCTTCACCGTGTTTATGTGATCTCTGTAAACCTGTGTGGTTGCAACATGGTGCAAAGACTAAGTTTCAGACGCATCA GTCAATGCAGGAATCTTCAAGAACTGGATCTCAGTGAATGTCCAACTGTTAAT GATGAAAATATGAAGATGATTTTAGAGGGATGTCAGTCTCTCCTCAGTCTTAAtctggcctgcactcacattgccaACGCCACAATAAAAGTCCTGGCAAG ATGCTGTGTGATGCTGCGGTCTCTGAATCTGGCATATTGCATTCATTTCTCTGATAAAGACCTGCAGTATCTGACCACAGGGACGGGTTGTCGCAGACTCCGCCATCTTAACCTCTCCGGTTGCTCCCAG ATAACTGTGGATGGATTTACATGTGTTGCAGAGACTTGCAATTCACTTCAACAGATTGTGTTGAATGATCTTCCCACCTTAACTGACATCTGTGTGCAG GTCTTAGTGTCTAGATGTCGTATGCTGACTGTGATTTCTTTACTGGAGTCACTGAATTTGTCTGATGTGGCATTCAAAGCAGTGGCTGAAGTGATCGACCTCACTAAGATTCTAATAGAAG GTAATGATGTAATCACAGACAGCAGTGTGAAGGCTCTGTGTCGGAGCTGTCTGAAACTCTCTGAGCTCCATCTGTCATGCTGTCCTCGAGTGACTGATGCCTGCTTCAAGACTTTAGGAAATCTGACAAAACTCTGTAACTTAAATATCTCAGGCTGTTTTAA GGTGACTGATATGGGACTCCATTACATCACTGAAGGGCCGTCTGCTGGTCAACTGCGAGAGCTTGATCTTTCCTACTGCCTAAAGATTACTGACCTGTCCCTGAGGAGGATAAGTCAGAA ATGCATCAGTCTGACCAACCTGGCCTTGTGTTTCTGCGAAAACCTGACAGACAATGGGTTCGAGTGTCTGGACaaatgttcttctctcatctctCTGGACATCTCCGGCTGCAAAATACATGACAAG ggaCTATCAGCTCTGGGAGCAAACCCCAGTCTGAGAAAACTGAGCGCAGCCGAGTGTGTTTTTATTACAGATATTGGAATAAAG ATGTTTTGCCGGCTATGTCAGCGTCTGGAGCTTTTggatgtgtgtcagtgtgtgcgaCTGTCTGACCGAGCGATTAAAGCCCTTTCCTTCTTCTGCAGGACCATTGCCACTGTCAGAATAGCTGGATGCCCCAAA ATGACAGATGCAGCAGTGAAGTATCTAACCAGAGCCGGTCATTTCCTGAGGGAACTGGATGTGAGTGGTTGTTCTCTCTTGACTGACCACACAGTCTGCTTTCTTCAGTGCAGCTGTTTGCATCTGCGCTCAATCAACATGCTTTACTGCAGGAACATCTCCAG ACAGGCTGCTCTGAAGCTCCAGCACCGTGTCCAACACTGGAAACACAGTAATGATGACGGGCCTACATTCTGGATTAATGACAGCTAG
- the fbxl13 gene encoding F-box and leucine-rich repeat protein 13 isoform X4: MEEKILSILQDQDFEIVWHTFIDKDKQISSLAGGIVNYIFGYPEDSLNLSHLLEKAYTCYHTNLTKMCFTGWKSYIWQKKMKAARLLERMEEAEMYHTQRRIKLAFIKWTAWVQFQKQRWKDAERKLQKVQESVHCRKIITAWRHVVQDAKRTKEYFKKLERDMKESQNSGIPQGDGQDNLSLLPNRLFLKIFQSLGVRDLLKCAQVCQSWKAITQISSLWTEIDFSPESSWITDQMVERILRLHRVYVISVNLCGCNMVQRLSFRRISTFTFIYQTTAFIFCFVNLIKIQNTFVFKGQCRNLQELDLSECPTVNDENMKMILEGCQSLLSLNLACTHIANATIKVLASRCCVMLRSLNLAYCIHFSDKDLQYLTTGTGCRRLRHLNLSGCSQITVDGFTCVAETCNSLQQIVLNDLPTLTDICVQVLVSRCRMLTVISLLESLNLSDVAFKAVAEVIDLTKILIEGNDVITDSSVKALCRSCLKLSELHLSCCPRVTDACFKTLGNLTKLCNLNISGCFKVTDMGLHYITEGPSAGQLRELDLSYCLKITDLSLRRISQKCISLTNLALCFCENLTDNGFECLDKCSSLISLDISGCKIHDKGLSALGANPSLRKLSAAECVFITDIGIKMFCRLCQRLELLDVCQCVRLSDRAIKALSFFCRTIATVRIAGCPKMTDAAVKYLTRAGHFLRELDVSGCSLLTDHTVCFLQCSCLHLRSINMLYCRNISRQAALKLQHRVQHWKHSNDDGPTFWINDS; the protein is encoded by the exons ATGGAGGAAAAAATACTATCAATCCTACAGGATCAAGATTTTGAGATTGTCTG gCACACATTTATTGACAAAGACAAACAAATCTCCTCATTGGCAGGAGGCATTGTGAATTATATTTTTGGATATCCAGAAGACAGCCTG AATCTGTCACATTTGCTGGAGAAAGCTTACACTTGTTACCACACCAATCTGACCAAAATGTGTTTCAC GGGTTGGAAGAGTTACATCTGGCAGAAAAAGATGAAGGCTGCCCGGCTCCTTGAAAGAATGGAGGAGGCTGAGATGTATCACACACAGAGAAGGATAAAACTGGCTTTCATAAAGTGGACAGCATGGGTTCAGTTTCAGAAACAGCGATGGAAAG ATGCAGAGAGGAAACTACAGAAGGTTCAAGAGTCTGTACACTGCAGAAAAATCATCACGGCTTGGCGTCATGTTGTGCAGGACGCTAAAAGAACAAAGGAATACTTTAAG AAACTAGAAAGAGATATGAAGGAAAGCCAGAACTCAGGCATACCACAGGGTGATGGACAGGACAATCTGTCACTGCTGCCCAACAGGCTGTTTCTCAAG ATCTTCCAAAGTCTAGGTGTGCGAGACCTGCTGAAATGTGCTCAGGTTTGTCAATCATGGAAAGCAATCACTCAAATCAGCTCACTGTGGACTGAG ATTGATTTCTCTCCAGAGAGCAGCTGGATCACAGATCAGATGGTGGAGAGAATCCTGCGGCTTCACCGTGTTTATGTGATCTCTGTAAACCTGTGTGGTTGCAACATGGTGCAAAGACTAAGTTTCAGACGCATCAGTACATTTACCTTCATTTACCAAACAACTGCATTTATTTTCTGCTTTGTTAACCTCATAAAGATACAgaatacttttgtttttaaagGTCAATGCAGGAATCTTCAAGAACTGGATCTCAGTGAATGTCCAACTGTTAAT GATGAAAATATGAAGATGATTTTAGAGGGATGTCAGTCTCTCCTCAGTCTTAAtctggcctgcactcacattgccaACGCCACAATAAAAGTCCTGGCAAG TAGATGCTGTGTGATGCTGCGGTCTCTGAATCTGGCATATTGCATTCATTTCTCTGATAAAGACCTGCAGTATCTGACCACAGGGACGGGTTGTCGCAGACTCCGCCATCTTAACCTCTCCGGTTGCTCCCAG ATAACTGTGGATGGATTTACATGTGTTGCAGAGACTTGCAATTCACTTCAACAGATTGTGTTGAATGATCTTCCCACCTTAACTGACATCTGTGTGCAG GTCTTAGTGTCTAGATGTCGTATGCTGACTGTGATTTCTTTACTGGAGTCACTGAATTTGTCTGATGTGGCATTCAAAGCAGTGGCTGAAGTGATCGACCTCACTAAGATTCTAATAGAAG GTAATGATGTAATCACAGACAGCAGTGTGAAGGCTCTGTGTCGGAGCTGTCTGAAACTCTCTGAGCTCCATCTGTCATGCTGTCCTCGAGTGACTGATGCCTGCTTCAAGACTTTAGGAAATCTGACAAAACTCTGTAACTTAAATATCTCAGGCTGTTTTAA GGTGACTGATATGGGACTCCATTACATCACTGAAGGGCCGTCTGCTGGTCAACTGCGAGAGCTTGATCTTTCCTACTGCCTAAAGATTACTGACCTGTCCCTGAGGAGGATAAGTCAGAA ATGCATCAGTCTGACCAACCTGGCCTTGTGTTTCTGCGAAAACCTGACAGACAATGGGTTCGAGTGTCTGGACaaatgttcttctctcatctctCTGGACATCTCCGGCTGCAAAATACATGACAAG ggaCTATCAGCTCTGGGAGCAAACCCCAGTCTGAGAAAACTGAGCGCAGCCGAGTGTGTTTTTATTACAGATATTGGAATAAAG ATGTTTTGCCGGCTATGTCAGCGTCTGGAGCTTTTggatgtgtgtcagtgtgtgcgaCTGTCTGACCGAGCGATTAAAGCCCTTTCCTTCTTCTGCAGGACCATTGCCACTGTCAGAATAGCTGGATGCCCCAAA ATGACAGATGCAGCAGTGAAGTATCTAACCAGAGCCGGTCATTTCCTGAGGGAACTGGATGTGAGTGGTTGTTCTCTCTTGACTGACCACACAGTCTGCTTTCTTCAGTGCAGCTGTTTGCATCTGCGCTCAATCAACATGCTTTACTGCAGGAACATCTCCAG ACAGGCTGCTCTGAAGCTCCAGCACCGTGTCCAACACTGGAAACACAGTAATGATGACGGGCCTACATTCTGGATTAATGACAGCTAG